TGCATCACCTACGCACGTGGATAAATCTAGCTATCCTGTTAATAAAATGACCTTACAGATTCCATTGGATGAAATGTTGTATAACAATAAAATGGTGCAAAACTAAATAAATCAAAATGGGACAATGAAGCTTATATAATCAGACACTTGCATGATCTCATCATTGGGGCATGCAAGCTGTACTGATTATTTACAGGATAGTTCAGGATACAATTTCGTTCAATCTTGCGTATTTTCAAGTAGCTGAATATAATTCCATAAAACCTAAAATTTAATGATATGAAGAACCAATTGACCGAAGAACAGACCGCATTTTACCAAGAGAATGGTTACATCGTTATAGAAGATTTTCTGGACGCGGAAGAGTTGGCAACATGGCAAAGAATTGTTTTCGATGCGGTGGAGCAACGTGCCGGAAAGAAGATGCCTGGAAAGGAGGCAAAAGTAGGGGAAGACGATGGAATTAATAAGGATGCCGATTATTTCGGAAAAGTATTTGACCAGTTATTGAACCTCTGGCAGACGAGCGATCAGGTAAAGGAACTGATGGTGGATAAGCGTATCGGCGAAATGGCGGCGAAACTTGCCGGCGTTGATGGTATCCGCATCTGGCACGATCAGGCGCTCTTTAAGCGCCCCTTCGCGAATCCTACAGCTTGGCACCTCGATACACCTTTTTGGTCCTTTTCTGATCGTAAAGCGCTCTCGATATGGATTGCCTTGGACGATTCGACACTAGAAAATGGATGCATGTATTTCGTTCCCCAGTCGTATAAACATACGGGATTTGAAAATTTGGGTATCGGAAAGAATATGGGGACGATTTTTGAACATTACCCGCAAATGGCAAAGGTAAATCCGGTGGCAACACCGCTAAAAGCGGGCAGTTGTACCTTTCACAATGGATTGACAATTCATGGTGCAGGTCCTAATATGACCAATGGATTTAGACGGGCTATGACCTGTGCCTATATGCCCGATGGGAATGTCTACAATGGACAGGCAAACATTCTACCGGATGATTATCGGGGGACATTACAGGTGGGTGACTTATTGAACAATGATGAGCAAAATCCGCTAATCTACCATACAGCATGGTAAAACTGGATTTCTTTTATCCAAGATGGGGAAGTGAACATATTCCTTGGGCAGATTTCCTCGAACGTGTTCAGGCGGCGGGTTATGCTGGGGTGGAGTGGTTTCCTTTCGGAGAAAACATAGACCCGACATCGGTGCTGCAATTGCTCAGCAAGTATAAACTAAAATATAGCATTGTTACCTGTGTGCTGCAAAGCTTTGACACAACTGAGGCTTATTTTAAACTATTGGAGGAACAACTTTCCTATTATGGGAAGTTGGCGCAAGCATATGTTGCACCTGAATTTATTTCGGTACAGATGGGACGGGAATACTTTTCTCCTGTCGATGTTTTACAAGGTTTGCACTTATGTGAAAGAATCGAAAAGCAGTGTGGAATCGAGATTTTTCAGGAAACTCACCGCAACAAGTGGAGTTATGGCTTGCATACCGTTATGCCAATGCTGGAAAGCTATCCGGATCTGAAGCTTACCTTGGATATTTCCCATTGGTTTTGTGTTTCGGAAAGTTTTCTGGAAGATCGACCGGAGGAGCTGGCTCGTGTCTTGCCACATGTGAGGCATGTACATGCACGGGTTGGGTATACGCAGGGACCGCAGGTCCCCGATGTCAGAAAGAAGATATACCGCGATATTGTCGCTATCCACCTAGCCCTTTGGCAACAGTGGATAAACCTGAATAAAAGCAAATCCCGCTTGACCATAACGACCGAATTCGGTCCGCCGCCCTATCTTATTTCGTCTGGAAATCGCGAAAGGGACAATGAACGGCAATGGCAGCAAAATCTTTGGATGAAGAGATACTTATCCAGGTATCTCATCACCTAAACTCTATATTATGAAGCGAAGACTATTTTTACAGCAGAGCAGTCTACTTGGAGCTTCCTTTTTTCTTGCCAAGAATTTAAGGGCCTTCGGTAACACTAGCTATGCGGATACAGACCATTATTTTAACTTGTTTCAGTCTCCTTCAACAGGCAATAGGCCTTTTGTACGCTGGTGGTGGAATGGGAATAAGGTCAACAAGAATGAACTGCGTCGTGAACTGATGTTACTCAAAGAGGCGGGGATAGGCGGGGTGGAGATCAATCCCATTTCTTTTCCCAAGCGAACAGATGACCTGGGGATCCCCTCGTTGAAATGGCTGAGTCCAGAATGGATTGATATGGTACAGTATGCAGCTACTGAGAGCAAGAAAATCGGACTGACTGCCGACCTTATTGTCGGATCCGGTTGGCCCTTTGGTTCCGAAGACCTGAAAGAAGAAGAGACCGCCCAAGTTGTATTGGTCCATTGTGAATCCATTGAAGGGCCTACACGTTATGGGGTCAGACCCTACCATATTTTCAATATGATCGATCCTGCAGTGACGGATAAAAATCCGTTACGGAACCCAGAAATCCTGTCAGTCAAACTGGTCAAAGATCCCATGGAATCGATGACCGAAGTGATCGATTATACGGACAGGATCAGTGCGGATAAAATTGAGATTGATGTTCCTGCAGGTAATTACGTCTTATATGTCCTGGTAAAATTTAAGGCATTTGCATCAGTTATCAATGGTGCACCCGGGGCAGCCGGATCCATCCTAAATCATATGGATAAGCAGACTGTAACCCGTTATTTGGATCGGATGTCTACCCGTATGCAGGATCAGATCGGCCCACTAAAAGATTATGTGCGCGCGCTGTTTACTGACAGTATGGAGCTAGAGGGATGCAATTGGTGTGACGATTTTGCTGTCGAATTTGAACGCCGCCGAGGGTATGATCTTATGCCTTATTTACCATTTATCTTATTTAAAGTGGGACGGTTGGGTGCTGTGGTGGATGAAAACTATGGTGCTAAAAAAAGCAAAGAGCTCAGCGAACTCTTGAGTCGCGTACGCTTTGATTATGAATTTACCAAAGCATGCTTGTTAAAAGAACGTTTTACCGATACCTATGTTAATTGGTGTCGTTCACTTGGGGTTAAGTCACGGGCGCAAGCCTATGGGCGGGGATTTTTTCCGCTGGAGAGCAGCCTGGAGTATGATATTCCAGAAGGAGAATCGTGGACGACAAACTACTTGCGCCACAAGCTGGGGGAGGAGATGTCTGACGAGGATTACCGTCGGGGACGTGGCTATACCATGATTGATAAATATGTTTCTTCGGCAGCACATCTCAAAGGAAAACGGTTGGTCAGCTGTGAGGAAATGACCAATACCTACCTTGTTTTTAATACACCACTGGAGCTACTCAAGTTGGGCTCCGATCAGAGTGCCTTGTCAGGTATTACACATTCCGTCTGGCATGGATTCAATTATTCGCCACTGGAAGCACCTTTTCCGGGCTGGATTCAATATGGTTCCTTTTATAACGAACGCAACAATTGGTGGCCATATTTTAAATATTTAAATGATTATAAAGCCCGCCTTTCGTCGCAGCTTCAGCAGGGAGATTACTATGCCGATATGGCGATTTTACCTGCTAACTACGATCTGTGGACGGAAAATGGTGTGCAGACCGATCCTTTTCCGGAGAAACTGAATGTTCCCTATACCTCATTGCTTTGGGAGGCTATCAGTAAAAATGGGGGGAACGCGGACTATATCACCGAAATTGTTTTACAGGACAGTACTGTAGAAAAAGGGAAGCTTTGTTATGGTAAAAGACGGTACAGCGTGCTGTTTCTACCAGGGATCAAGCGTATGTCACCTGCAGCGATGTCACGATTGGTCGAATTTGTAGCTTCTGGTGGGCGTGTTATAGCCATTGAAACGCTTCCGCAGCAGAGTTTAGGCCTACAGGACCACGTAAAAAAAGATGAAGAAGTACGCCAACTATTAAAGCGGTTACAATCTTATCCGGATCGTTTTATAGCCGTCAAAAAGCCGCAGGACAATAATTTTATGGATTGGTACCGTCTCCTTATGCGGAAGTATCAGCTTCCTCATTATTTAACACTGGATCAGCCAGACCGTTACGTCATGCAAATGCGTTATATCCGCGATGATGGAAGTGAGTGTTATTTTATACAGAATGCCCATCGACTGAACAGTACCACTATAAATATTTCGTTTGTGGCACCTGAAATTCGAAAGCAGAATTGCTGGTTATGGGATTTAGATCGTGGTAAACGCTTTCGCGTACAACTAGACAAGGAGAATAGTTTATTGTTGGACCTAGGTCCTACAGATTCTTATCTTTTCGTGTTTGATCAGCATCACCTGGGCGATATTTGGCAGCCGTTGGCCACTAGCGGAAACAATAGCCAAGATTTGAATAACCAGTGGCATGTTGAGCTGCAGCATAAACAGGAGGGCAGTTCGAAGCAAATTCTCCTATCCCGTCTGGTTGATTTTAAAGACGATGAGCGTTTGATGTGGTTTTCGGGAACGGCTATTTATCGGCGTTCGTTTTTCTGGTCCGCGGGGGACAGTGCTCTGTTGAATTTAGGTCGTGTAGCGGGTGTATCTGAAGTTTTTGTCAATGGAAAATCACTTGGGGTAAAATGGTATGGAAGACGGATCCATAATCTCATAGGGAGCCTAAAGCAGGGCGATAACCAAATCGAAATCCGCATTACCACAACCATGGGGAATTATATGAAAACACTCAAGGATAATGAAAATGCCCAGTATTGGGTCAACCGCAAGGGGAGAGAACAAGAAATGCAATCGATGGGCTTGATCGGTCCAGTTACTTTATATACAAGCTAACTTATGAAGATATTACCTATTTTTTTTATTATCATCCAGGCGCTGATGTTTCGATTGGCGGTTGCCCAGGATTATAAAGCCATGGATTTTGGTATCAATGGCGACGGCCAGGCGCTTAATACGCGTTCTATTCAGGCTGCCATAGATTTCATTACGAACAAAGGTGGGGGAACATTGCGCTTTACCCCCGGCAATTATGTTACCGGATCGTTTTATTTAAAATCCAATGTGACTTTGCATCTCGAGCAGGGCGCAAATCTGTTGGGGTCAAACAATCCTTTCGACTATCATAAAGATACGGTGGTCAACTGGCAGTCGATGATTTATGCCATCCGGCAACACAATATTGGCATCGTAGGGAAGGGAACGATCAATGGTCGTGGATTCCAAACGGCAATGAATGCGCTTCAGAACGTGCATAAAGGAATTGTACAGGATGAGCTGAAGCTCGATCGCCTGCGTGAGTGGAACCGCCCGGAAAATATTTACTTCCGCGAGTGTAAGAATGTTGTGATAAAGGACATTACCCTACGGGATCCGGGAAGCTGGAACCAGACTTATGATCAATGTGAAGATCTTCATGTCGAAGGCATTTACGTAGATAGTAAATCGTATTGGAACAATGATGGTATCGATGTGGTGGACTGTAAGAATGTCGTCATCAGGAATTGTTTTTTTGACGCGGCAGATGATGCCATCTGTTTTAAATCCCATGATGCGAATGCCGTCTGTGAAAATGTACTTGTTGAAAACTGCACCGCCCGCTCAAGTGCCAGTGCTTTAAAATTTGGGACAGTGTCCCGCGGGGGATTTCGAAATTTTGTTGTCAAAAATCTGGTGGTGTACGATACCTATCGATCCGCCATTACCTTTGCTGCGGTGGACGGCGGTTTTGTCGAAAACATTCTGGTGGATGGCGTACGCAGCATCAATACTGGAAACGTTATTTTCCTGCGTATCGGTGACCGCTGGAGCAAAGGCAAGAAGCCTTTTATGAAGAATATCACCATCCGGAATGTATATGCTGAGGTTCCGGCTAATAAACCTGATTTGGGTTATAGCTATGAAGGACCTGTCGAAGATATGCCGCGAAACATTTCGCCGGCGAGCATTATAGGGCTACCCGATCATAAGATTGAAAACGTTACCCTTGAGAATATTGAAATGGTCTATCCCGGAGGTGGAAATGCCCTGTATGCTTATCGTGGTACGGATCCGAAATCCCTGGATGGCATCCCGGAGATGGCCAATGCCTATCCTGAGTTTTCACAATTCAAGGAGCTGCCAGCCTGGGGACTATACATCCGCCATGCAAAGCAGATCAATCTGAAAAATGTTTCCTTTCGCATAAAGAATACCGACTATCGTCCGACCATTGTCGCCGATGACCTGGAGGGAGGAGTTTGGGATTTTAAATCCTATTTAAATGGACAATTATTGAAGGATAGTTTCCATTTGCATCAGTCAAAAGAAGTCAAAACCAATTAGATCGCGCATCATGAAAAAGTACCTATTTTTAGTTTTTTTATGGGCGAGCTGTTTCAGGTTATTCGCCCAGGATTACAATGCATCTCTTTTTGGATGTAAGTCCGATGGAATAACCAATAACACAGGCTCCATTCAATATGCCATAGATTATATCGCCAAAAAAGGTGGCGGAACATTACATTTTTATGTAGGGCGTTACCTGACCGGATCTTTTAGCTTAAAATCCAACGTTTCCATTGAATTGCATGAAGGGGCAGTATTGTTGGGTAGCAGCAATGTTTTCGACTACAGTAGCCTGGATGGAAAAAGAGCGCTGATCATCGCTGTTGGCCAATCCAATATTCAGATTAAAGGAAAAGGCGTTATTGACGGGCAGCAACAGTTACTGCAAACCCACTTAACAGCATTACGCCAAAAAGGATACATCACATTATCAGATCAACCTGAAGATATTAACCTGATTTATTTACAGAATTCAAAGCAGATCCAGGTCACGGGTAT
The window above is part of the Sphingobacterium sp. ML3W genome. Proteins encoded here:
- a CDS encoding phytanoyl-CoA dioxygenase family protein; this translates as MKNQLTEEQTAFYQENGYIVIEDFLDAEELATWQRIVFDAVEQRAGKKMPGKEAKVGEDDGINKDADYFGKVFDQLLNLWQTSDQVKELMVDKRIGEMAAKLAGVDGIRIWHDQALFKRPFANPTAWHLDTPFWSFSDRKALSIWIALDDSTLENGCMYFVPQSYKHTGFENLGIGKNMGTIFEHYPQMAKVNPVATPLKAGSCTFHNGLTIHGAGPNMTNGFRRAMTCAYMPDGNVYNGQANILPDDYRGTLQVGDLLNNDEQNPLIYHTAW
- a CDS encoding sugar phosphate isomerase/epimerase encodes the protein MVKLDFFYPRWGSEHIPWADFLERVQAAGYAGVEWFPFGENIDPTSVLQLLSKYKLKYSIVTCVLQSFDTTEAYFKLLEEQLSYYGKLAQAYVAPEFISVQMGREYFSPVDVLQGLHLCERIEKQCGIEIFQETHRNKWSYGLHTVMPMLESYPDLKLTLDISHWFCVSESFLEDRPEELARVLPHVRHVHARVGYTQGPQVPDVRKKIYRDIVAIHLALWQQWINLNKSKSRLTITTEFGPPPYLISSGNRERDNERQWQQNLWMKRYLSRYLIT
- a CDS encoding glycosyl hydrolase, which encodes MKRRLFLQQSSLLGASFFLAKNLRAFGNTSYADTDHYFNLFQSPSTGNRPFVRWWWNGNKVNKNELRRELMLLKEAGIGGVEINPISFPKRTDDLGIPSLKWLSPEWIDMVQYAATESKKIGLTADLIVGSGWPFGSEDLKEEETAQVVLVHCESIEGPTRYGVRPYHIFNMIDPAVTDKNPLRNPEILSVKLVKDPMESMTEVIDYTDRISADKIEIDVPAGNYVLYVLVKFKAFASVINGAPGAAGSILNHMDKQTVTRYLDRMSTRMQDQIGPLKDYVRALFTDSMELEGCNWCDDFAVEFERRRGYDLMPYLPFILFKVGRLGAVVDENYGAKKSKELSELLSRVRFDYEFTKACLLKERFTDTYVNWCRSLGVKSRAQAYGRGFFPLESSLEYDIPEGESWTTNYLRHKLGEEMSDEDYRRGRGYTMIDKYVSSAAHLKGKRLVSCEEMTNTYLVFNTPLELLKLGSDQSALSGITHSVWHGFNYSPLEAPFPGWIQYGSFYNERNNWWPYFKYLNDYKARLSSQLQQGDYYADMAILPANYDLWTENGVQTDPFPEKLNVPYTSLLWEAISKNGGNADYITEIVLQDSTVEKGKLCYGKRRYSVLFLPGIKRMSPAAMSRLVEFVASGGRVIAIETLPQQSLGLQDHVKKDEEVRQLLKRLQSYPDRFIAVKKPQDNNFMDWYRLLMRKYQLPHYLTLDQPDRYVMQMRYIRDDGSECYFIQNAHRLNSTTINISFVAPEIRKQNCWLWDLDRGKRFRVQLDKENSLLLDLGPTDSYLFVFDQHHLGDIWQPLATSGNNSQDLNNQWHVELQHKQEGSSKQILLSRLVDFKDDERLMWFSGTAIYRRSFFWSAGDSALLNLGRVAGVSEVFVNGKSLGVKWYGRRIHNLIGSLKQGDNQIEIRITTTMGNYMKTLKDNENAQYWVNRKGREQEMQSMGLIGPVTLYTS
- a CDS encoding glycosyl hydrolase family 28 protein, which produces MKILPIFFIIIQALMFRLAVAQDYKAMDFGINGDGQALNTRSIQAAIDFITNKGGGTLRFTPGNYVTGSFYLKSNVTLHLEQGANLLGSNNPFDYHKDTVVNWQSMIYAIRQHNIGIVGKGTINGRGFQTAMNALQNVHKGIVQDELKLDRLREWNRPENIYFRECKNVVIKDITLRDPGSWNQTYDQCEDLHVEGIYVDSKSYWNNDGIDVVDCKNVVIRNCFFDAADDAICFKSHDANAVCENVLVENCTARSSASALKFGTVSRGGFRNFVVKNLVVYDTYRSAITFAAVDGGFVENILVDGVRSINTGNVIFLRIGDRWSKGKKPFMKNITIRNVYAEVPANKPDLGYSYEGPVEDMPRNISPASIIGLPDHKIENVTLENIEMVYPGGGNALYAYRGTDPKSLDGIPEMANAYPEFSQFKELPAWGLYIRHAKQINLKNVSFRIKNTDYRPTIVADDLEGGVWDFKSYLNGQLLKDSFHLHQSKEVKTN
- a CDS encoding glycosyl hydrolase family 28 protein translates to MKKYLFLVFLWASCFRLFAQDYNASLFGCKSDGITNNTGSIQYAIDYIAKKGGGTLHFYVGRYLTGSFSLKSNVSIELHEGAVLLGSSNVFDYSSLDGKRALIIAVGQSNIQIKGKGVIDGQQQLLQTHLTALRQKGYITLSDQPEDINLIYLQNSKQIQVTGIMEINLLGTAQFVDRCEDVVFNSLDINCPGSIGVYIRNSNKVILSNIFFRAIEKALVESDGNQGLTKENSRLANGKSI